The following proteins are encoded in a genomic region of Pelodictyon phaeoclathratiforme BU-1:
- a CDS encoding NAD-dependent epimerase, translating into MNILVTGAAGFIGFHVCKRLLERGERVTGVDNLNDYYDVTLKEARLSMLTPFEGFTFVKADISDRAAMEELFGKGKFDGVINLAAQAGVRYSIQNPHSYVESNIVGFLNILEGCRHNDVKHLVYASSSSIYGSNETMPFSVHDNVDHPLSLYAASKKANELMAHTYSHLYNLPTTGLRFFTVYGPWGRPDMALFLFTNAILNNKPIQVFNYGKHRRDFTFIDDITEGVLRTLDHVAVPNPDWSGLTPDPGTSKAPWRVYNIGNSNPVELMDYIKALEEQLGRTAIKEFLPLQPGDVPDTYADVDQLMQDVHYKPETTVPEGIRRFVAWYREYYGVQQ; encoded by the coding sequence ATGAATATACTCGTGACCGGCGCAGCCGGATTTATAGGATTTCATGTCTGCAAACGACTTCTGGAACGTGGAGAGAGGGTAACCGGGGTTGATAATCTCAATGATTATTATGATGTCACGCTCAAGGAGGCACGGCTGTCAATGCTTACGCCATTTGAAGGATTTACCTTTGTAAAAGCTGATATCTCCGACCGTGCTGCCATGGAAGAGCTGTTTGGGAAAGGGAAGTTCGATGGTGTGATCAATCTTGCCGCACAGGCGGGTGTGCGCTATTCAATCCAGAATCCCCACTCCTATGTTGAAAGCAATATTGTGGGCTTCCTCAATATCCTCGAAGGATGCCGCCACAACGATGTGAAACATCTGGTTTATGCATCTTCCAGTTCCATATACGGTTCAAATGAGACCATGCCTTTTTCGGTGCACGACAATGTCGATCATCCCCTTTCACTCTATGCCGCCAGCAAAAAGGCCAATGAGTTGATGGCGCATACCTACAGCCATCTCTACAATCTGCCAACAACCGGGCTGCGCTTTTTTACCGTTTACGGGCCGTGGGGAAGGCCTGATATGGCGCTCTTTCTCTTTACCAATGCCATCCTGAACAACAAGCCCATTCAGGTATTCAATTATGGCAAGCATCGCCGTGATTTTACCTTCATTGATGATATTACCGAAGGAGTTCTGAGAACACTCGATCATGTTGCCGTGCCAAATCCCGACTGGTCAGGCCTCACTCCCGACCCTGGGACAAGCAAGGCGCCATGGAGAGTCTACAATATCGGCAACAGCAATCCGGTCGAACTCATGGACTATATCAAGGCTCTTGAAGAGCAGCTTGGCCGTACTGCCATAAAAGAGTTTCTCCCGCTCCAGCCCGGAGATGTGCCTGACACCTATGCCGACGTTGATCAGCTTATGCAGGATGTCCACTACAAACCTGAAACCACCGTGCCCGAGGGCATACGCCGTTTTGTTGCCTGGTATCGGGAGTACTATGGAGTTCAACAGTAA
- a CDS encoding circularly permuted type 2 ATP-grasp protein: MIRFFERYEAETSQFFDEVISKEGSPRPHYDKMLHRFSQFSVDDIKARREIVNIFFRNQGITFTVYGENEGVERLFPFDLIPRVVPAHEWQTIEKGLMQRITALNAFLHDIYHGQKILKERIIPAELILGSQHFRREFIGVNPPLGIYIHVTGSDIIRDGKGNYMVLEDNLRTPSGVSYMLQNRQAMKRAFPVLFDKYKIRPIENYPQELLRTLQEISPVSRREPNVVLLTPGIYNSAYFEHSFLARQMGIELTEGKDLVVNNNKVYTRTTRGLEQVDVIYRRVDDAYLDPLVFRPDSKLGVAGLVNAYRKGNVTLANAIGCGVADDKVIYSFVPKIIKYYLGEDPILENVPTWLASNPSDLKYILANLGSLVVKAANESGGYGMLIGPESTIEQQENFAEMIVANPRNYIAQPTISLSRHPSFFNDTELWGCHIDLRPYVLYGKTVTIVPGGLTRVALKRGSLVVNSSQGGGSKDTWVVDE, translated from the coding sequence ATGATTCGCTTCTTTGAGCGCTACGAAGCCGAAACCTCCCAGTTTTTTGACGAGGTTATCTCAAAAGAGGGAAGCCCCCGGCCACATTACGACAAGATGCTTCACCGTTTCAGTCAGTTTTCCGTAGATGATATCAAAGCCCGACGGGAAATTGTCAATATTTTTTTCCGGAATCAGGGTATCACCTTTACCGTCTATGGCGAAAATGAGGGAGTTGAGCGCCTTTTTCCATTTGATCTTATTCCAAGAGTTGTTCCTGCCCACGAATGGCAGACTATTGAGAAGGGGCTTATGCAGCGCATTACAGCGCTCAATGCGTTTCTTCATGATATCTACCATGGCCAGAAAATTCTCAAAGAGAGGATTATTCCTGCCGAACTGATCCTCGGCAGCCAGCATTTCAGAAGGGAATTTATCGGGGTCAATCCACCGCTCGGCATCTACATTCATGTCACCGGCAGCGATATTATCCGCGACGGAAAAGGGAATTACATGGTGCTCGAAGACAACCTGCGCACCCCGAGCGGGGTCTCCTATATGCTGCAAAACCGGCAGGCGATGAAACGCGCCTTCCCGGTTTTGTTCGACAAATACAAGATTCGCCCGATCGAAAATTATCCCCAGGAGCTGCTCCGCACCCTGCAGGAGATCAGCCCGGTATCACGCCGTGAACCAAACGTCGTGTTGCTGACCCCTGGCATCTATAACTCTGCCTACTTTGAACACAGCTTCCTTGCCCGCCAGATGGGCATTGAACTGACCGAAGGAAAAGATCTCGTTGTCAACAACAACAAGGTCTACACCCGAACGACTCGCGGACTTGAGCAGGTTGATGTGATCTATCGCAGGGTTGACGATGCTTATCTTGATCCACTTGTCTTCCGCCCGGACTCGAAACTTGGCGTTGCAGGCCTCGTTAATGCCTATCGTAAAGGCAATGTCACCCTTGCCAACGCAATCGGTTGCGGTGTAGCCGACGACAAGGTGATCTACAGTTTTGTCCCGAAGATCATCAAGTACTATCTCGGAGAGGATCCAATTCTGGAAAATGTTCCAACCTGGCTGGCAAGCAATCCTTCAGATCTGAAATATATTCTGGCAAACCTTGGTTCACTGGTAGTAAAAGCTGCCAATGAATCGGGAGGATACGGGATGCTGATTGGCCCGGAATCAACAATTGAGCAGCAGGAGAATTTTGCGGAAATGATTGTGGCCAATCCACGCAACTATATTGCCCAGCCCACGATTTCTCTTTCGCGACACCCCAGCTTTTTCAATGACACGGAACTTTGGGGATGTCATATTGATCTGCGTCCCTATGTTTTGTACGGTAAAACTGTTACTATAGTCCCCGGAGGTCTGACAAGAGTCGCCCTCAAACGTGGTTCACTGGTGGTCAATTCCTCTCAGGGAGGAGGCAGCAAGGACACCTGGGTTGTCGATGAATAA
- a CDS encoding alpha-E domain-containing protein: protein MLSRVAESLFWMSRYFERAENTARFLDVNFNLLLDLNKITHVENPSYWVALILVTSDKERFNSLYDEYSAHTVTDYLVFNKNNPNSITSCIGLARENARSIIESISSEMWEQVNNLYHYLQSVTPQFVHNDPYGFYKEIKNASHLFQGITDNTFSHNEGWDFIQIAKYLERTDNIARLIDVKYHMLLSEAQSQPELVEGSEDIIQWMAVLKSCSALEAFRKVYLSKIDPDNILRFLILDRSFPRSINFSVCAAEDALWRISGSSRHRYVNNADRLIGKLEAKLSYTAIEDIFATGLHRYLEDLEQRLVKVGEQVHLTYFAYHTPEIESTDIEEALPFTGIAGGRPNWSQAQQHQQQQ, encoded by the coding sequence ATGTTAAGCCGTGTTGCCGAATCACTTTTCTGGATGAGTCGTTATTTCGAGCGGGCAGAAAACACTGCAAGGTTTCTTGACGTCAATTTTAACCTGCTGCTCGACCTCAATAAAATTACCCACGTTGAGAATCCAAGCTACTGGGTTGCTCTTATCCTTGTTACCAGCGACAAGGAGCGGTTCAACAGCCTCTATGACGAGTACTCCGCCCATACCGTTACCGATTATCTGGTGTTCAATAAAAATAATCCGAACTCCATTACATCCTGTATCGGGCTTGCAAGGGAAAACGCACGAAGCATCATCGAAAGCATCTCAAGCGAGATGTGGGAGCAGGTCAATAACCTCTACCATTATTTACAGAGCGTTACGCCGCAATTTGTGCATAACGATCCCTACGGCTTCTACAAGGAGATCAAGAATGCCTCGCATCTTTTTCAGGGCATAACTGATAACACCTTCTCCCACAACGAAGGGTGGGACTTTATCCAGATTGCCAAGTATCTCGAACGCACCGACAACATTGCCCGGCTTATTGATGTCAAATACCATATGCTGCTTTCCGAAGCGCAAAGCCAGCCTGAACTGGTTGAAGGTTCTGAGGATATCATTCAATGGATGGCCGTGCTCAAAAGCTGCAGCGCGCTTGAAGCATTCCGGAAGGTCTATCTCTCAAAAATCGATCCCGACAACATCCTGCGCTTTCTCATTCTTGATCGCAGCTTCCCGCGCAGCATCAACTTTTCCGTCTGTGCGGCTGAAGATGCCCTGTGGCGTATCTCGGGAAGCTCCCGTCACCGTTACGTCAACAATGCCGACCGATTGATCGGAAAACTGGAGGCAAAGCTGAGCTATACGGCAATTGAAGATATTTTTGCGACTGGACTGCATCGCTATCTGGAAGATCTGGAACAGCGACTGGTGAAAGTTGGAGAACAGGTTCACCTGACCTATTTTGCCTATCACACTCCGGAAATCGAGTCAACTGACATTGAAGAGGCACTTCCTTTTACCGGAATAGCCGGCGGACGACCAAACTGGAGCCAGGCACAGCAGCATCAGCAACAGCAATAA
- a CDS encoding transglutaminase family protein: MILKVEHSTLFEYDNPIYETATEVRLHPDNNPAAPQRCTSFDLLVDPPATIFEYTDFYGNQVNHFNLLQSHKRVEIIATSVVETGMGHADAGDNEDFFLMDFSCQSRYVHFDQAIRDFSTLFATNTDSFQLAESICRHINDSFIYEPGVTDVHSTSAVVMALGRGVCQDFAHIMLAACRYLGVPARYVSGYLFGGSTPDGRDEASHAWCEVFCGKEKGWIGMDPTHSTLFVDERYIKIGSGRDYDDVPPVRGTYKGNAEEKLTVAVRVSSME; this comes from the coding sequence ATGATTCTGAAAGTTGAACACTCAACCCTGTTTGAATATGATAATCCAATCTATGAAACGGCGACCGAAGTAAGGCTCCACCCTGATAATAATCCGGCAGCTCCCCAGCGCTGCACCAGCTTTGACCTTCTGGTGGATCCCCCTGCCACTATTTTTGAGTACACCGATTTTTACGGCAACCAGGTCAACCACTTCAACCTGCTCCAGAGCCACAAACGGGTAGAGATCATCGCAACTTCTGTAGTGGAAACCGGCATGGGCCACGCTGATGCTGGCGATAATGAGGATTTTTTTCTGATGGATTTCTCTTGCCAGAGCCGCTATGTCCATTTCGACCAGGCGATAAGAGATTTTTCAACTCTTTTTGCCACCAATACCGACAGTTTTCAGCTTGCCGAATCGATCTGCCGCCATATCAACGATTCATTCATCTATGAACCCGGAGTGACGGATGTCCACAGTACCAGCGCCGTCGTTATGGCCCTCGGGCGGGGAGTTTGCCAGGATTTTGCCCATATCATGCTTGCCGCCTGCCGTTATCTTGGTGTCCCGGCCCGCTACGTCAGCGGGTACCTCTTTGGAGGAAGCACCCCCGATGGGCGGGATGAAGCAAGCCATGCATGGTGTGAAGTATTCTGCGGCAAGGAAAAAGGGTGGATCGGCATGGACCCGACGCATAGCACCCTTTTTGTTGATGAACGCTATATCAAAATTGGTTCAGGCAGAGACTATGACGACGTTCCTCCAGTACGGGGTACCTATAAAGGCAATGCAGAGGAAAAGCTGACGGTCGCCGTAAGGGTAAGCTCCATGGAGTAA
- a CDS encoding alpha/beta hydrolase translates to MSTEKNSIQQKLLSAIQQWWIILLISGLLLTIIFSILLPWNIATIQSHPRPAHNYSEALQLIKILREQESQAMNPLCRTQLMTHGKKTEHTIILVHGYTSDPQQFQLLGTRLYALGYNVLIAPLPHHGLADRMTDAHARLTAEELTAYADQSVDIAQGLGEKVIMMGFSAGGVTTAWAAQQRKDIDLAVIISPAFGFKKVPTPLTAAAMNVYTLLPDALEWWDPVLKEKVLPAHAYPRYSRHALSQILRLGFTVQAEAKHKHPAANKILVVFNANDGMINNEMATKMVRIWQAHHAALTTYEFENTLKLGHDLIDPAQPDQRTDIVYPRLIKLINK, encoded by the coding sequence ATGAGTACCGAAAAAAATTCCATACAGCAAAAGCTGCTTTCTGCCATTCAACAATGGTGGATTATTTTATTGATCTCCGGATTGCTGCTGACCATCATTTTCAGCATTCTGCTTCCATGGAACATTGCAACAATCCAGTCTCACCCACGACCAGCACACAACTACAGTGAGGCGCTGCAGCTCATAAAAATCCTTCGCGAACAGGAGTCGCAAGCGATGAATCCGCTCTGCCGGACGCAATTGATGACTCATGGAAAAAAAACGGAACACACAATCATTCTGGTTCATGGCTATACGAGCGACCCACAACAGTTTCAATTGTTAGGAACCCGTTTGTATGCTTTGGGATATAACGTGCTGATTGCTCCCCTCCCGCATCACGGACTGGCTGACCGGATGACTGATGCACATGCCCGTCTGACGGCTGAAGAGCTGACGGCTTATGCCGACCAGAGTGTCGATATTGCCCAGGGGCTCGGTGAAAAGGTAATCATGATGGGGTTTTCTGCCGGAGGAGTAACAACGGCCTGGGCGGCACAACAGCGGAAGGATATCGACCTGGCAGTCATCATCTCACCTGCGTTTGGATTCAAAAAAGTCCCAACACCGTTAACTGCAGCCGCCATGAATGTATACACCCTTTTGCCTGATGCGCTTGAATGGTGGGATCCTGTCCTGAAAGAGAAGGTGCTCCCGGCACACGCCTATCCACGCTATTCCCGTCATGCCCTGTCACAAATCCTCCGTCTGGGCTTTACCGTTCAGGCAGAAGCAAAACACAAGCATCCGGCAGCCAACAAAATACTGGTCGTCTTCAATGCCAATGACGGCATGATCAACAACGAGATGGCCACAAAGATGGTCCGTATCTGGCAGGCACACCACGCAGCTTTGACTACCTATGAATTTGAAAATACCCTGAAACTCGGCCACGACCTCATCGACCCAGCCCAACCCGACCAAAGGACGGACATCGTCTATCCCCGACTCATAAAGTTGATCAACAAATAA
- a CDS encoding cytochrome-c peroxidase: MKTHFLVVALLAAGTLSSCAKKPQPEAATPPAPVAAPPAAPVLQPKTGEPVAPVEAPKVADQAMVELGKKLFFDPRLSKSGFISCNSCHNLSMGGSDNLKSSIGHKWKQGPINSPTVLNSSMNLAQFWDGRAKDLKEQAGGPIANPGEMGFTHDLAVTVLQSIPAYVDEFKKVFQADTIDIDKVTTAIAAFEETLVTPNARFDKWLRGDDAAITKEELAGYELFKSSGCTACHNGVALGGNSFQKMGAVEPYKTKNPASGRSAVTKDDADRFKFKVPTLRNVELTYPYFHDAGAATLSKAVEVMGQIQLGKTFTVEENANIVAFLKSLTGDQPKFELPQLPPSSDTTPLPQPFGK, translated from the coding sequence ATGAAAACTCACTTTCTTGTTGTCGCTCTTCTGGCGGCAGGTACTCTCTCTTCTTGTGCAAAAAAACCGCAACCAGAAGCAGCAACGCCGCCAGCCCCTGTTGCTGCTCCCCCCGCAGCGCCAGTGCTTCAGCCAAAGACAGGTGAACCAGTTGCTCCTGTGGAAGCTCCGAAAGTGGCCGATCAGGCTATGGTGGAGCTTGGCAAAAAGCTCTTTTTTGATCCCCGGCTTTCAAAATCAGGCTTTATTTCCTGCAACTCCTGCCACAATCTCAGCATGGGCGGCAGTGACAATCTGAAAAGTTCGATCGGTCACAAATGGAAACAGGGGCCGATCAATTCACCGACAGTACTTAATTCGAGTATGAACCTGGCCCAGTTCTGGGATGGGCGGGCCAAGGATCTCAAGGAGCAGGCTGGTGGCCCAATCGCCAATCCGGGTGAAATGGGATTTACCCACGATCTTGCTGTTACGGTTTTGCAATCCATCCCGGCCTATGTCGATGAGTTCAAAAAAGTATTCCAGGCCGATACCATTGATATCGACAAGGTAACCACTGCTATCGCCGCTTTTGAAGAGACACTGGTTACACCAAACGCCCGTTTCGACAAATGGCTCAGGGGCGATGATGCTGCGATCACAAAAGAAGAACTTGCGGGATATGAGCTTTTCAAGAGCAGTGGATGTACAGCCTGTCATAATGGTGTTGCTCTTGGAGGAAACTCATTCCAGAAAATGGGCGCGGTGGAGCCTTACAAAACAAAGAATCCTGCTTCAGGTCGCAGTGCTGTAACAAAAGACGATGCTGACCGCTTCAAATTCAAGGTGCCGACTCTAAGGAATGTTGAACTTACCTATCCCTATTTCCATGATGCCGGGGCAGCAACACTTTCGAAAGCCGTTGAGGTGATGGGCCAGATCCAGTTGGGGAAAACGTTTACCGTAGAGGAAAATGCCAACATTGTTGCATTCCTGAAAAGCTTGACGGGCGATCAGCCGAAATTTGAGCTTCCGCAACTTCCGCCATCATCCGATACAACACCGCTGCCGCAACCCTTCGGCAAATAA
- a CDS encoding cytochrome-c peroxidase, giving the protein MKIYPFVASLLVICPLTFLHEELRGEPGKYVLPVVEPLAHKAFKPRMGEPVKPLKVPEVLNPEMVELGKKLFFDPRLSRTGFISCNSCHNLSMGGSDNLKTSVGHNLREGALNAPTVLNSSMSFAQFWNGRAKDLKQVLSIGDYAYGGKVAFVEGPIDGKGSKPGKRPAAVVGNPGGVSFTHDLAVPILQSIPLYAEEFSKVFHAGKITLDQVITAISAFEETLLTPNSRFDQWLRGDDRAITKQELAGYRLFKSSGCTICHNGASFGANSFQKTGAVKPYKTTCSVSGCFEISKKDVDRFRFKVPTLRNVELTYPYFHDGEVATLSKAVEIMGQIQLGKTYTEQETASIVAFLKSLTGDQPQFMLPQLPPSSETTPPPQPIMPSS; this is encoded by the coding sequence ATGAAAATTTATCCATTTGTTGCAAGCTTGCTGGTGATTTGCCCTCTTACCTTTTTGCATGAAGAGCTGCGGGGTGAGCCAGGGAAGTATGTTCTGCCTGTTGTAGAGCCATTGGCACATAAGGCGTTCAAACCAAGAATGGGTGAACCGGTCAAGCCGTTGAAGGTGCCTGAAGTGCTGAACCCGGAGATGGTGGAGCTTGGTAAAAAACTCTTCTTTGATCCTCGCCTATCCAGAACAGGATTCATTTCCTGCAACTCCTGTCACAATCTCAGTATGGGCGGCAGTGACAATCTGAAAACCTCTGTTGGACATAACTTGCGTGAGGGTGCGCTTAACGCTCCTACAGTCCTTAATTCGAGCATGAGTTTTGCTCAGTTTTGGAATGGGCGGGCAAAAGATCTCAAGCAGGTGTTATCGATTGGGGATTATGCCTATGGAGGTAAGGTTGCTTTCGTTGAAGGGCCGATTGACGGGAAGGGGAGTAAACCAGGGAAACGGCCTGCTGCTGTAGTGGGCAATCCCGGAGGTGTCTCATTTACTCACGATCTTGCTGTTCCGATCCTGCAATCTATTCCTCTCTATGCTGAAGAGTTCAGCAAGGTATTTCATGCAGGGAAGATTACTCTTGATCAGGTTATAACGGCTATATCCGCATTTGAAGAGACGCTTCTTACACCGAATTCCCGTTTCGATCAATGGCTGCGCGGTGATGACAGGGCAATAACCAAGCAGGAACTTGCTGGTTACAGGCTGTTCAAGAGCAGCGGGTGTACTATTTGTCATAATGGCGCCTCTTTTGGCGCGAATTCATTCCAGAAAACAGGCGCTGTGAAGCCATACAAAACAACCTGTTCCGTTTCAGGTTGTTTTGAGATAAGCAAAAAAGATGTAGATCGTTTCAGATTCAAGGTACCAACCTTGAGGAATGTTGAACTGACTTATCCCTATTTCCATGACGGTGAGGTGGCAACGCTCTCCAAAGCTGTTGAGATTATGGGTCAGATTCAGTTGGGCAAAACGTATACAGAGCAGGAAACTGCCAGCATCGTTGCCTTTCTGAAGAGTTTGACTGGCGATCAACCGCAATTCATGCTTCCGCAGTTGCCGCCATCATCCGAAACCACACCTCCTCCGCAGCCAATAATGCCCTCTTCTTAA
- the tgt gene encoding tRNA guanosine(34) transglycosylase Tgt, which translates to MKFSLITTDPHSSARCGVLETSHGTIPTPVFMPVGTRASVKSVEPHELRELNVHIILANTYHLYLKPGNEILQKAGGVHRFMNWDGPLLTDSGGYQVYSLSDLRKISEEGVLFKSHLDGSKQHFTPENVIETERIIGSDIMMPLDECPPSTAEKEYVRISGELTIRWAERARKHFTLTSPLYGHEQYLFGITQGGIHTDLRTSSTNALVDLDFDGYAIGGMAVGEPAEEMYRILELSHPLLPEKKPRYLMGVGTPENILNAIERGIDMFDCVIPTREGRNGRVYTRQGKMNLRSAKYSTDFSSIDEGFDNEVCRNYSRAYLRHLLNVGEILGLKLCTLQNISFFMWLTATARTEIQKGSFMEWKQDFLERFNYNDNA; encoded by the coding sequence ATGAAATTCAGCCTCATTACCACCGATCCGCACAGTTCAGCCCGGTGCGGTGTTCTTGAAACCAGCCACGGAACCATTCCTACGCCGGTTTTTATGCCGGTAGGCACCCGCGCAAGCGTGAAATCAGTTGAACCTCACGAGCTTAGGGAACTCAACGTTCATATCATTCTGGCCAATACCTATCACCTCTACCTGAAACCGGGAAACGAGATCCTGCAGAAAGCCGGGGGTGTCCACCGCTTCATGAACTGGGATGGCCCGCTTCTGACCGACAGCGGTGGCTATCAGGTCTACTCACTCTCCGACCTGCGCAAAATCAGCGAAGAGGGAGTCCTGTTCAAATCACACCTTGACGGTTCAAAACAGCACTTCACCCCTGAAAATGTGATTGAGACCGAGCGCATCATCGGCAGCGACATCATGATGCCTCTCGATGAATGTCCACCCTCCACCGCAGAAAAAGAGTATGTACGCATCTCCGGAGAGCTGACCATTCGCTGGGCCGAACGGGCAAGAAAGCATTTCACACTCACCTCTCCCCTCTACGGCCACGAGCAGTACCTCTTCGGCATTACGCAAGGGGGAATCCATACCGACCTGCGCACCAGCTCTACCAATGCGCTGGTTGATCTTGATTTTGACGGTTATGCCATTGGCGGCATGGCAGTCGGAGAACCGGCTGAAGAGATGTACCGTATCCTTGAGCTCTCTCACCCGCTGCTGCCGGAGAAGAAACCGCGCTACCTCATGGGAGTCGGCACACCTGAAAACATTTTAAACGCTATCGAACGCGGCATCGATATGTTCGACTGCGTCATCCCGACACGCGAAGGGCGCAATGGCAGGGTCTATACCCGCCAGGGCAAGATGAACCTTCGCTCGGCAAAATATTCAACCGACTTCAGCTCCATCGACGAAGGATTCGACAACGAAGTCTGCCGAAACTATTCACGCGCCTACCTCCGCCACCTGCTGAACGTCGGCGAGATTCTCGGTCTGAAACTCTGCACCCTGCAAAACATCTCCTTTTTCATGTGGCTTACCGCAACAGCACGAACGGAGATCCAGAAAGGCTCCTTCATGGAGTGGAAACAAGATTTTCTTGAACGATTCAACTACAATGACAACGCATAA
- the rimO gene encoding 30S ribosomal protein S12 methylthiotransferase RimO, whose translation MTTHKLFLLSLGCSKNTVDSERLMAQAEASGIIFTETADEADTILINTCGFIEDAKEESITEILAAIDKKSEGTIQRLYVMGCLTELYRNELKEEMAEVDGFFGTRELPEILAALGAAYHEELYDHRSLLTPPHYTYLKIAEGCNRSCSFCSIPKIRGRYRSQPVEQLLREAILLKNSGVKELNIISQDISMFGYDTMGKSMLNDLVLRLSDMAFDWIRLLYAYPVNFPLEVIETMRERENICNYLDIPLQHCNDRILKSMNRGINKQESIQLIETVREKNPDIRLRTTMIAGYPGETREEFDELLEFVEANRFDRLGCFPYCHEEYAPSFALEDNVSAEEKQDRVAELMELQESVSQDKNRDFEGKEITVLIDQVEEGMAFGRTEYDAPEVDNECMLETGDFQVEPGMFCHARITDSTPFDLVGEVIGLV comes from the coding sequence ATGACAACGCATAAACTCTTTCTTCTGAGCCTTGGCTGCTCTAAAAACACGGTTGATTCCGAACGGCTGATGGCACAGGCTGAAGCCTCGGGGATTATCTTTACCGAGACCGCCGATGAAGCCGACACAATCCTCATCAACACCTGCGGTTTTATTGAAGATGCCAAGGAGGAGTCGATCACTGAAATCCTTGCCGCTATCGATAAAAAAAGTGAGGGAACAATTCAGCGGCTCTATGTGATGGGCTGCCTCACCGAACTCTACCGCAATGAACTCAAGGAAGAGATGGCAGAGGTGGATGGATTTTTTGGTACCCGTGAACTGCCCGAAATCCTTGCTGCTCTCGGTGCTGCCTACCACGAAGAGCTCTATGACCATCGTTCACTCCTCACCCCTCCCCACTACACCTACCTCAAGATTGCCGAAGGGTGCAACCGCTCCTGCTCGTTCTGCTCTATTCCAAAAATCAGGGGACGCTACCGCAGCCAGCCGGTCGAGCAGCTCCTGCGTGAAGCTATCCTGCTGAAAAACTCCGGAGTTAAGGAATTGAACATAATCTCGCAGGATATCAGCATGTTCGGCTACGACACGATGGGCAAATCGATGCTGAACGACCTCGTGCTCCGCCTCTCCGATATGGCATTCGACTGGATCCGGCTGCTCTACGCCTACCCGGTAAATTTTCCGCTTGAAGTCATTGAAACCATGCGCGAGCGGGAGAACATCTGCAACTATCTCGACATTCCCCTGCAGCATTGCAATGACCGTATCCTGAAATCAATGAACCGAGGGATCAACAAACAGGAGAGCATCCAGCTCATCGAAACCGTACGGGAGAAGAACCCCGATATCCGCCTGCGTACCACCATGATCGCTGGCTATCCCGGTGAAACCCGGGAAGAGTTTGATGAACTGCTGGAATTTGTTGAAGCCAACCGGTTCGACAGGCTTGGCTGCTTCCCTTACTGCCACGAGGAATATGCCCCCTCCTTCGCCCTTGAAGACAACGTCAGCGCTGAAGAGAAACAGGATCGGGTGGCGGAGCTCATGGAGCTGCAGGAGAGCGTTTCGCAGGATAAAAACCGGGATTTTGAAGGAAAAGAGATCACCGTGCTCATTGATCAGGTGGAAGAAGGTATGGCCTTTGGCCGTACGGAGTACGATGCTCCCGAAGTGGACAACGAATGCATGCTTGAAACCGGTGATTTCCAGGTCGAGCCCGGCATGTTCTGCCACGCGCGAATTACCGATTCAACACCGTTTGATCTGGTGGGTGAGGTGATCGGGCTCGTGTAA
- a CDS encoding addiction module protein, translating to MHTPAAKTEYLKLSVSERIQLVEDIWDSIAAEESTAVELSQAQMDELHRRVAAHRADPSTAIPWEEVRSKLFPLKP from the coding sequence ATGCATACACCTGCTGCCAAAACTGAATACTTGAAGTTGTCTGTTTCCGAGCGCATTCAGCTCGTTGAGGATATTTGGGACAGCATTGCTGCCGAGGAGTCAACTGCGGTTGAATTGTCACAAGCCCAAATGGATGAGTTACATCGTCGCGTTGCCGCACACAGAGCAGATCCTTCCACGGCCATTCCGTGGGAAGAGGTTCGATCAAAATTATTTCCGCTTAAACCCTGA